A region of uncultured Draconibacterium sp. DNA encodes the following proteins:
- a CDS encoding MIP/aquaporin family protein, producing the protein MNEFVAEIIATMILILLGDGVVANVVLKDTKGHNGGWIVISLGWGLAVMMAVIVAGPISGAHLNPAVTLGLAMGGIFPWAKVPIYIAGEIIGAMLGAILVWLTYHDHFKAHKDEAGFLGVFATTPAIRNYKKNFITELIGTFVLIFVIFYITDFKFETQQLQTVEVGLGSIGALPVALLVTAIGLSLGGPTGYAINPARDLGPRIIHSLLKAPNKGSSDWAYSWVPILGPIAGAALAAALFCFC; encoded by the coding sequence ATGAATGAATTTGTAGCAGAAATCATTGCCACGATGATATTGATACTCCTGGGAGACGGAGTTGTTGCTAATGTAGTATTGAAAGATACAAAAGGCCATAATGGCGGATGGATTGTAATTTCGCTGGGCTGGGGACTGGCCGTTATGATGGCCGTAATTGTAGCCGGCCCCATAAGCGGAGCTCACTTAAATCCGGCTGTAACACTTGGCCTTGCAATGGGGGGGATATTTCCGTGGGCAAAAGTTCCGATTTATATTGCCGGCGAAATTATTGGCGCAATGCTTGGAGCCATATTAGTGTGGCTTACCTACCATGATCATTTTAAAGCCCATAAAGATGAAGCTGGTTTCCTGGGCGTATTTGCTACCACACCTGCCATCAGAAATTATAAAAAGAACTTCATCACCGAGCTTATCGGCACCTTTGTTCTGATATTTGTAATCTTTTACATCACCGACTTTAAGTTTGAAACCCAACAGCTGCAAACTGTCGAAGTTGGTTTAGGTTCGATTGGGGCGCTTCCGGTTGCACTTTTGGTAACGGCAATAGGTTTAAGTCTTGGCGGACCAACAGGTTACGCCATAAACCCTGCCCGCGATTTGGGACCACGTATTATCCATAGCCTGTTAAAAGCTCCGAACAAAGGAAGTTCTGACTGGGCCTACTCATGGGTTCCAATCCTGGGGCCAATTGCAGGAGCTGCCCTGGCTGCAGCGCTGTTTTGTTTTTGTTAA
- the glpK gene encoding glycerol kinase GlpK codes for MNKYILAFDQGTTSSRAIVFDQLGAIKSVAHKEFEQIFPKPGWVEHDPNEIWSSQAAVAAEAITKIGINGKNIAAIGITNQRETTIVWDKETGEPVYNAIVWQDRRTAKYCDALKEKGYQQLIRTKTGLVIDAYFSGTKVQWILDNVKGAREKAEAGKLAFGTVDSWLIWKLTRGDKHVTDITNASRTLLYNINDCCWDKELLELFNIPKSMLPEVCASSEVVGQTKTTIFAHEIPIAGIAGDQQAALFGQQCIHPGMAKNTYGTGCFMLLNTGEKAILSENNLVTTIAWKINGKVSYALEGSIFIAGAAVQWLRDQLGLIKSAPEIEALALSVEDNGGVYFVPALTGLGAPHWDQYARGIVVGITRGTSNGHFARATLEGIAFQVMDVLKAMEADSGIEIKELRVDGGAAANNLLLQFQSETLQSPVIRPRQLETTALGAAYLAGLAVGYWQDLDELQSQWEKDKTFTPQISKDIMDKSIRKWQKALTKAKEWIDDDDDE; via the coding sequence TGGTCGTCGCAGGCAGCAGTTGCAGCCGAGGCCATTACAAAAATTGGAATTAACGGAAAAAACATTGCCGCAATTGGTATAACCAACCAACGCGAAACAACTATTGTTTGGGACAAAGAAACCGGCGAACCGGTATACAATGCTATTGTTTGGCAAGACCGGCGAACAGCCAAATATTGCGATGCATTAAAAGAAAAAGGATACCAGCAATTGATTCGCACCAAAACAGGGCTGGTAATTGATGCCTATTTTTCGGGCACCAAAGTGCAATGGATTCTTGACAATGTTAAAGGTGCAAGAGAAAAAGCAGAAGCCGGGAAACTGGCTTTTGGAACGGTGGATTCGTGGTTAATCTGGAAACTTACCCGTGGCGACAAACACGTTACTGATATTACCAATGCCAGCAGAACATTACTATATAATATAAACGATTGCTGCTGGGACAAAGAGCTGCTTGAACTCTTTAATATACCGAAAAGTATGTTGCCTGAAGTTTGTGCATCAAGCGAAGTCGTAGGACAAACCAAAACAACCATATTTGCGCACGAAATACCAATAGCCGGTATTGCCGGCGACCAACAGGCTGCTTTGTTTGGTCAGCAATGTATACATCCGGGAATGGCTAAAAACACCTACGGAACAGGATGTTTTATGCTGCTTAATACCGGCGAAAAAGCCATCCTGTCGGAAAACAACCTGGTAACTACGATTGCCTGGAAGATAAACGGAAAAGTATCGTATGCGCTGGAAGGAAGCATTTTTATTGCTGGAGCTGCAGTTCAGTGGCTTCGCGACCAGCTGGGACTGATAAAAAGTGCACCGGAAATTGAAGCCCTGGCGCTTTCGGTTGAAGACAACGGAGGTGTTTATTTTGTTCCGGCATTAACCGGGCTTGGAGCTCCGCACTGGGACCAGTACGCACGTGGTATTGTGGTTGGCATAACCCGTGGGACATCGAACGGACACTTTGCACGAGCCACATTAGAAGGAATTGCCTTTCAGGTGATGGATGTGCTGAAGGCGATGGAAGCCGACTCCGGCATTGAAATTAAAGAACTACGTGTTGATGGTGGTGCGGCAGCAAACAACCTTCTGTTACAGTTTCAATCCGAGACCCTGCAATCTCCGGTAATACGCCCGCGCCAATTGGAAACCACCGCTTTGGGAGCTGCCTATCTTGCCGGTTTGGCAGTGGGTTACTGGCAAGATCTGGATGAATTACAGTCGCAATGGGAAAAAGACAAAACTTTTACTCCACAAATTTCAAAGGATATCATGGATAAATCTATTCGCAAATGGCAAAAGGCACTTACAAAAGCCAAAGAATGGATTGACGACGATGATGATGAATAA
- a CDS encoding glycerol-3-phosphate dehydrogenase/oxidase: MKRHKQLRKAKADIEWDIVVIGGGASGLGVALESATRKYKTLLLEGADFAKGTSSRSTKLVHGGVRYLAQGDISLVLEALRERGLMRQNAPHLVKNQSFIIPNYEWWGGPFYTVGLKVYDMMAGKLGLGPSVHLSKQETLEALPTLKEEGLTGGVIYHDGQFDDARLSINLAQTVIDYDGVAVNYTKVIGLLKDEEGMICGVKAKDLIGGDELEIKAKAVVNATGVFTDEILQMDEPGTPKKVVPSQGIHFVLDHEFLKGDHAIMIPKTDDGRVLFAVPWRGKVVVGTTDTLIEEASLEPRALEEEIEFILNTAGRYLTRPPKRSDVRSIFAGLRPLAAPEEDGEKKTKEISRSHKVIVSLSGLITITGGKWTTYRKMGEDTINNAVILAGLPERPCQTENLAIHGYTKNIDLNDHFYVYGSEAKAIKEMIEDNPKLGEKLHERLDFTVAEVVWACKKEMAMTLDDVLARRVRALYLDARAAEEMAPKVAKIMANELGKDSGWIDQQVEEFYQLAKGYYL, from the coding sequence ATGAAAAGACACAAACAATTACGTAAAGCCAAAGCCGATATTGAATGGGATATTGTTGTAATTGGCGGTGGTGCTTCAGGACTGGGAGTCGCGCTCGAATCTGCTACCCGAAAATACAAAACACTGCTGCTTGAAGGTGCCGATTTTGCCAAAGGAACCTCGAGCCGAAGTACCAAACTGGTACACGGCGGAGTACGCTATCTTGCCCAGGGAGATATTTCGCTGGTTTTAGAAGCACTCCGCGAACGAGGATTAATGCGGCAAAATGCGCCTCACCTGGTTAAAAATCAATCGTTTATTATTCCGAATTACGAATGGTGGGGAGGTCCGTTCTACACTGTAGGATTGAAAGTTTACGACATGATGGCCGGAAAGCTGGGGCTTGGCCCTTCCGTTCACCTCTCGAAACAAGAAACACTGGAAGCCCTGCCAACTCTTAAAGAAGAAGGATTAACAGGCGGTGTAATATATCACGACGGACAGTTTGACGATGCCAGACTTTCGATAAACCTTGCACAAACTGTTATCGATTACGATGGCGTGGCAGTAAACTACACCAAGGTTATCGGATTACTAAAAGACGAAGAAGGAATGATTTGCGGGGTAAAAGCAAAAGACCTGATTGGTGGCGACGAGTTGGAGATAAAAGCCAAAGCAGTGGTAAATGCAACCGGTGTTTTTACCGACGAAATTTTACAAATGGATGAACCCGGCACCCCAAAAAAAGTGGTGCCCAGCCAGGGAATTCACTTCGTACTCGATCATGAATTTCTAAAAGGCGACCACGCCATTATGATACCCAAAACCGACGACGGGCGTGTACTGTTTGCCGTTCCGTGGCGCGGAAAAGTTGTTGTTGGAACCACCGATACGCTTATTGAAGAAGCCAGCCTTGAACCAAGAGCTTTGGAAGAAGAAATTGAGTTCATACTAAACACAGCCGGCCGCTACCTCACTCGCCCGCCAAAAAGAAGCGATGTACGAAGTATCTTTGCAGGTTTGCGTCCGCTTGCCGCACCTGAAGAAGATGGCGAGAAAAAGACAAAAGAAATTTCCCGCAGTCATAAAGTGATTGTGAGTTTATCCGGGCTTATTACCATTACTGGTGGGAAATGGACAACCTACCGCAAAATGGGTGAAGACACCATAAACAACGCCGTTATCCTTGCTGGACTACCGGAACGTCCTTGCCAAACCGAAAATCTGGCCATTCATGGTTACACAAAAAACATAGATCTTAATGATCATTTTTATGTGTACGGATCGGAAGCAAAAGCCATTAAAGAAATGATTGAGGATAATCCTAAATTGGGGGAAAAACTGCATGAGCGTTTGGACTTTACAGTTGCCGAAGTAGTTTGGGCATGTAAAAAAGAAATGGCAATGACCCTCGACGATGTTCTGGCACGCCGGGTAAGAGCTTTATATCTTGATGCACGCGCTGCCGAAGAAATGGCCCCCAAAGTGGCCAAAATAATGGCAAATGAACTGGGCAAAGATTCCGGGTGGATTGATCAACAAGTCGAAGAATTTTACCAGCTTGCAAAAGGCTATTACTTATAA